A window of Pseudomonas monteilii contains these coding sequences:
- a CDS encoding ShlB family hemolysin secretion/activation protein, translated as MWMAPGVGLLVFAACVSVHAATPGEQDLIRDRQDRLLEEQRRRLQELQDLPGRQALPTAPETPADTRCFDIERIDLQGATALSDRERRALVAPYQGKCLGVSQLNELLKAITDHYLDKGWVTTRAYLPQQDLSTGRLHVLVVEGTLEKLRSDAGSDLSERELAMTFPGEEGQPLDLRDLEQMVDQLNRLPSNRARVELTPGENVGGSDVRVRNEADKPWRAYLSRNNDGLRSTGEQQWNAGLEWDSPLGLADQFSVRGGHDAVSDHQRSSRNGLLAYSVPWGWWTFSYFYSESRYRSHLDVQGSTLKQDGDSQTHQFSAERVIHRDTLSKTSVSLGLAHIRTNNFFDDTKLALSSNRISEAQVGLNHGRRIGSAFVNLDLGMQQGIGLFDAQASHDPGPGEADARYRKYTGTLSYLQPFQLWGEQLAFTSLATGQRSEDVLYSPQRLSLGGSSSVRGYKDQFLAGDSGGYWRNELRWTRPVTLDALRPILGEYGVALGYDQGVIRNDRYNGDEHGRLSSHSLELFARGEHVAAAVTFAHSLERPDVLDREAPIYFRLDFYL; from the coding sequence ATGTGGATGGCCCCCGGTGTGGGGCTGCTGGTCTTCGCAGCCTGCGTCTCCGTCCATGCCGCAACCCCTGGCGAACAAGACCTGATCCGCGACCGGCAGGACCGTCTGCTCGAAGAGCAGCGCCGCCGTCTGCAGGAACTCCAAGACCTGCCGGGTCGGCAAGCCCTTCCGACCGCGCCCGAGACGCCCGCCGACACCCGTTGCTTCGATATCGAACGCATCGATCTGCAAGGCGCCACGGCCCTGTCCGACAGGGAACGCCGTGCGCTGGTCGCGCCTTACCAGGGCAAGTGCCTGGGGGTGTCGCAGCTCAACGAACTGCTCAAGGCCATCACCGACCACTACCTCGACAAGGGCTGGGTCACCACGCGTGCCTACCTGCCGCAACAAGACCTCTCCACAGGCCGGCTGCACGTGCTGGTGGTCGAAGGCACCCTGGAAAAACTGCGCAGCGACGCCGGCAGTGACCTGTCCGAGCGTGAGCTGGCGATGACCTTTCCGGGTGAAGAAGGCCAGCCCCTCGACCTGCGTGACCTCGAGCAGATGGTCGATCAACTCAATCGCCTGCCGTCCAACCGTGCGCGCGTGGAGTTGACGCCTGGGGAAAACGTCGGCGGCAGCGATGTGCGGGTGCGCAACGAGGCCGACAAGCCCTGGCGCGCCTACCTCTCACGCAACAACGATGGCCTGCGCAGTACCGGCGAGCAGCAGTGGAACGCCGGCCTGGAGTGGGACAGCCCGTTGGGCCTGGCCGACCAGTTCAGCGTGCGCGGCGGTCACGACGCGGTGAGCGACCACCAGCGCAGCTCGCGCAACGGCCTGCTGGCGTACAGCGTTCCCTGGGGTTGGTGGACGTTCAGCTATTTCTATAGCGAAAGCCGCTACCGCTCGCACCTCGACGTGCAAGGCAGCACGCTCAAGCAGGACGGCGACAGCCAGACCCACCAGTTCAGTGCCGAGCGGGTCATCCATCGCGATACCCTGAGCAAGACCTCGGTCAGCCTGGGGCTGGCACACATCCGCACCAACAACTTCTTCGACGACACCAAGCTGGCCCTGAGCAGCAACCGCATCAGCGAAGCGCAGGTGGGCCTCAACCACGGCCGACGCATCGGCTCGGCCTTCGTCAACCTCGACCTGGGCATGCAGCAGGGCATCGGCCTGTTCGACGCCCAGGCCAGCCACGATCCAGGCCCGGGCGAAGCCGATGCACGCTATCGCAAATACACCGGTACCCTCAGTTACCTGCAGCCGTTCCAGCTATGGGGCGAGCAGCTGGCGTTCACCAGCCTGGCCACCGGCCAGCGCAGCGAGGACGTGCTGTACAGCCCGCAGCGCCTGAGCCTGGGTGGGTCATCGTCGGTGCGCGGGTACAAGGACCAGTTTCTGGCCGGCGACAGCGGTGGCTACTGGCGCAACGAACTGCGCTGGACCCGTCCGGTCACCCTCGACGCATTGCGCCCGATACTGGGGGAATACGGCGTTGCCCTGGGCTACGACCAAGGGGTGATCCGCAACGACCGCTACAACGGCGACGAACACGGCCGCCTGAGCAGCCACTCGCTGGAGCTGTTCGCCCGCGGCGAGCATGTCGCGGCTGCGGTCACCTTTGCCCATTCCCTGGAACGTCCGGACGTGCTCGACCGTGAAGCACCGATCTACTTCCGCCTGGATTTCTATCTTTAA
- the ihfA gene encoding integration host factor subunit alpha (This protein is one of the two subunits of integration host factor, a specific DNA-binding protein that functions in genetic recombination as well as in transcriptional and translational control), translated as MGALTKAEMAERLYEELGLNKREAKELVELFFEEIRHALEDNEQVKLSGFGNFDLRDKRQRPGRNPKTGEEIPITARRVVTFRPGQKLKARVEAYAGTKP; from the coding sequence ATGGGTGCTCTGACGAAAGCTGAGATGGCTGAAAGGCTGTACGAAGAGCTGGGTCTGAACAAGCGCGAAGCCAAGGAGCTGGTCGAACTCTTCTTCGAAGAGATCCGACATGCGCTGGAAGACAACGAGCAGGTCAAGCTGTCCGGATTCGGCAACTTCGACCTTCGTGACAAACGCCAGCGGCCGGGCCGCAACCCCAAGACTGGGGAAGAGATCCCGATCACCGCTCGCCGAGTCGTCACCTTTCGTCCAGGGCAGAAGCTGAAGGCCCGGGTTGAGGCCTATGCTGGAACCAAGCCATAA
- a CDS encoding phenylalanine--tRNA ligase subunit alpha, whose translation MENLDALVSQALEAVERAEDINALEQIRVHYLGKKGELTQVMKTLGNLPADERPKVGALINDAKERVTVVLNARKAAFEEAALSARLAAECIDVTLPGRGQTTGGLHPVTRTLERIEQFFTHIGYGIAEGPEVEDDYHNFEALNIPGHHPARAMHDTFYFNANMLLRTHTSPVQVRTMESSQPPIRIVCPGRVYRCDSDITHSPMFHQVEGLLVDRDINFADLKGTIEEFLRVFFEKELAVRFRPSFFPFTEPSAEVDIQCVMCSGKGCRVCKQTGWLEVMGCGMVHPNVLRMSGIDPEEYQGFAFGMGAERLAMLRYGVNDLRLFFDNDLRFLAQFR comes from the coding sequence ATGGAAAACCTGGATGCGCTGGTCTCCCAAGCCCTGGAGGCCGTGGAGCGCGCTGAAGACATCAATGCCCTGGAGCAGATCCGGGTTCACTACCTCGGCAAGAAAGGCGAACTGACCCAGGTGATGAAGACCCTGGGCAACCTGCCGGCCGACGAACGACCGAAGGTCGGGGCGCTGATCAACGACGCCAAGGAACGCGTCACCGTCGTGCTCAACGCCCGCAAGGCCGCGTTCGAAGAGGCCGCCCTGAGTGCGCGCCTGGCTGCCGAGTGCATTGATGTAACCCTGCCAGGCCGTGGCCAGACCACCGGTGGCCTGCACCCGGTCACCCGTACCCTCGAGCGCATCGAGCAGTTCTTCACCCACATCGGCTACGGCATCGCCGAAGGCCCCGAGGTCGAAGACGACTACCATAACTTCGAAGCGCTCAACATCCCCGGCCACCACCCGGCGCGGGCGATGCACGACACCTTCTATTTCAACGCGAATATGCTGCTGCGCACGCACACCTCGCCGGTGCAGGTGCGGACCATGGAGTCCAGCCAGCCGCCGATCCGTATCGTCTGCCCGGGCCGCGTCTACCGTTGCGACTCGGATATCACCCACTCGCCGATGTTCCACCAGGTCGAAGGCCTGCTGGTCGATCGCGACATCAACTTCGCCGACCTCAAGGGCACCATCGAAGAGTTCCTGCGCGTGTTCTTCGAAAAAGAGCTGGCCGTGCGTTTCCGGCCTTCGTTCTTCCCCTTCACCGAGCCGTCCGCCGAAGTCGATATCCAGTGCGTGATGTGTTCCGGCAAGGGCTGCCGCGTCTGCAAGCAGACGGGCTGGCTGGAAGTCATGGGCTGCGGCATGGTGCACCCGAACGTGCTGCGCATGTCCGGCATCGACCCGGAAGAGTACCAGGGCTTCGCCTTTGGCATGGGGGCCGAGCGCCTGGCCATGCTGCGTTACGGCGTCAACGATCTGCGTCTGTTCTTCGACAACGACCTGCGGTTCCTCGCGCAATTCCGCTAG
- a CDS encoding phenylalanine--tRNA ligase subunit beta — MKFSEQWLRGWVNPQVSRDELVARLSMAGLEVDSVTPAAGQFSGIVVGEVLATEQHPDADKLRVCQVSNGSETFQVVCGAPNVRPGLKIPFAMIGAELPGDFKIKKAKLRGVESFGMLCSAAELQISEENDGLLELAADAPVGEDIRAYLNLDDASIEVDLTPNRGDCQSLAGLAREVGALYDVPVSRIDVPTVAVAHDEVRPVEVLAPHACPRYLGRVIRNVDLSRPTPLWMVERLRRSDVRSIDAAVDITNYVMLELGQPLHAFDLAEINGGIRVRMAEAGEKLVLLDGQEVSLRPDTLVIADHARALAIAGVMGGEHSGVSASTRDLFLESAFFDPIAIAGKARSYGLHTDASHRFERGVDSQLAREAMERATALVLEIVGGEPGPVIESVSQQHLPSVAPITLRAERIDQMLGMQMPADQVEQLLNALGLTTRASGEGQWTVEVPSHRFDISLEVDLIEELARLYGYNRLPVRYPQARLAPQARGEARSELPTLRRLLVARGYQEAITYSFIDPKLFELFTPGVEPLLLANPISSDMAAMRASLWPGLVKAVQHNLNRQQDRVRLFESGLRFVGQLGELKQQPMLAGVVTGSRLPEGWANGRDAVDFFDVKADVEAVLGHAGALDAFTFVPGQHPALHPGQTARIERDGQEVGYLGALHPELAKTLGLERPVFAFELILGEVAEGRLPTFSELSRFPETRRDLALIAGRDVSASAVLDTIRTHAGEWLTDLRLFDVYQGKGIDPDRKSLAVGLTWQHPSRTLNDDEVNATLQTILTSLEQGLNTTLRK, encoded by the coding sequence ATGAAATTCAGTGAACAGTGGCTGCGCGGTTGGGTCAACCCGCAGGTTTCCCGCGACGAGCTGGTCGCTCGTCTGTCGATGGCCGGCCTCGAGGTCGACAGCGTGACCCCGGCGGCGGGCCAGTTCAGCGGTATCGTGGTCGGCGAAGTGCTGGCCACCGAGCAACACCCGGACGCCGACAAGCTGCGCGTCTGCCAGGTCAGCAACGGTAGCGAGACCTTCCAGGTCGTCTGTGGCGCGCCCAACGTGCGCCCGGGTCTGAAGATCCCTTTCGCCATGATCGGCGCCGAGCTGCCCGGCGACTTCAAGATCAAGAAAGCCAAGCTGCGCGGTGTCGAGTCCTTCGGCATGCTGTGCTCGGCGGCCGAGCTGCAGATCAGCGAAGAGAACGATGGCCTGCTCGAACTGGCTGCCGACGCGCCGGTGGGGGAGGACATCCGTGCCTACCTGAACCTCGACGACGCCAGCATCGAAGTGGACCTGACCCCCAACCGTGGCGATTGCCAGTCGCTGGCCGGTCTGGCCCGTGAAGTCGGCGCGCTGTACGACGTGCCGGTCAGCCGCATCGACGTGCCGACGGTCGCCGTCGCACACGATGAGGTGCGTCCGGTCGAGGTGCTCGCCCCCCACGCCTGCCCGCGTTATCTGGGCCGGGTCATCCGTAACGTCGACCTGTCCCGCCCGACGCCACTGTGGATGGTCGAGCGCCTGCGCCGCAGCGACGTGCGCAGCATCGATGCGGCCGTGGACATCACCAACTACGTGATGCTCGAACTCGGTCAGCCCCTGCACGCCTTCGACCTGGCCGAGATCAACGGCGGCATCCGTGTACGCATGGCCGAAGCCGGCGAGAAGCTGGTCCTGCTCGACGGTCAGGAAGTCAGCCTGCGCCCCGATACGCTGGTCATCGCCGACCATGCCCGCGCCCTGGCGATCGCCGGTGTGATGGGTGGTGAGCACAGCGGCGTCAGCGCCAGTACCCGCGACCTGTTCCTGGAAAGCGCCTTCTTCGACCCGATCGCCATTGCCGGCAAGGCCCGTTCCTACGGCCTGCACACCGATGCGTCGCACCGCTTCGAGCGTGGCGTCGACTCGCAACTGGCGCGCGAAGCCATGGAGCGCGCGACGGCCCTGGTGCTGGAGATCGTCGGCGGCGAGCCGGGTCCTGTCATCGAAAGCGTCAGCCAGCAGCACCTTCCTTCGGTTGCCCCGATCACCCTGCGCGCCGAGCGCATCGACCAGATGCTCGGCATGCAGATGCCGGCCGACCAGGTCGAGCAACTGCTCAACGCCCTGGGTCTGACGACCCGTGCAAGCGGGGAAGGGCAGTGGACTGTCGAGGTACCAAGCCACCGCTTCGACATCAGCCTGGAAGTGGACCTGATCGAAGAGCTGGCGCGCCTGTACGGCTACAACCGCCTGCCTGTCCGCTACCCACAGGCACGCCTGGCTCCGCAGGCCCGGGGTGAAGCGCGCAGCGAGCTGCCGACCCTGCGTCGTCTGCTGGTCGCCCGCGGCTACCAGGAAGCGATCACCTACAGCTTCATCGATCCAAAGCTGTTCGAGCTGTTCACGCCAGGGGTCGAGCCCCTGCTGCTGGCCAACCCCATTTCCAGCGACATGGCCGCCATGCGCGCCTCGCTGTGGCCCGGTCTGGTCAAGGCCGTGCAGCACAACCTCAACCGTCAGCAGGACCGCGTGCGTTTGTTCGAAAGCGGGCTGCGTTTCGTCGGTCAGCTGGGTGAACTCAAGCAGCAACCCATGCTGGCAGGCGTGGTCACCGGCAGCCGGCTGCCCGAAGGCTGGGCCAACGGACGCGATGCGGTGGACTTCTTCGACGTCAAGGCCGATGTCGAGGCCGTGCTCGGCCACGCCGGGGCCCTGGACGCCTTCACGTTCGTGCCAGGCCAGCACCCGGCGCTGCACCCGGGCCAGACGGCGCGTATCGAACGTGACGGCCAGGAAGTCGGTTACCTCGGTGCCCTGCACCCGGAGCTGGCCAAGACCCTGGGTCTGGAGCGTCCGGTGTTCGCCTTCGAACTGATCCTGGGCGAGGTGGCCGAAGGTCGCCTGCCCACCTTCAGCGAGCTGTCGCGCTTCCCCGAAACGCGACGCGACCTGGCTTTGATCGCCGGTCGCGACGTCTCGGCCAGCGCCGTGCTCGACACGATCCGCACACACGCAGGCGAGTGGCTGACCGACCTGCGGTTGTTCGACGTGTATCAGGGCAAAGGCATTGATCCGGATCGAAAAAGCCTGGCAGTCGGCTTGACCTGGCAGCATCCATCGCGCACTCTTAATGACGATGAGGTGAATGCCACCTTGCAGACGATCCTCACCTCGCTCGAACAAGGGTTGAACACCACGTTAAGGAAATAG
- a CDS encoding MerR family transcriptional regulator, protein MLEPSHNDELPPIPGKRYFTIGEVSELCAVKPHVLRYWEQEFPQLNPVKRRGNRRYYQRQDVLMIRQIRALLYEQGFTIGGARLRMSSDEAKEDSSQYKQMIRQMIVELEDVLGVLKK, encoded by the coding sequence ATGCTGGAACCAAGCCATAACGACGAGCTGCCGCCCATACCCGGCAAACGCTACTTCACCATCGGTGAAGTCAGCGAGCTCTGCGCGGTCAAGCCCCATGTACTGCGGTACTGGGAGCAGGAGTTCCCGCAGCTCAACCCGGTCAAGCGGCGTGGCAACCGGCGGTATTACCAGCGCCAGGACGTGCTGATGATCCGCCAGATCCGTGCCTTGTTGTACGAGCAGGGCTTTACCATCGGCGGTGCGCGGTTGCGCATGTCCAGTGATGAGGCCAAGGAAGATTCTTCCCAGTACAAGCAGATGATCCGGCAGATGATTGTCGAATTGGAGGATGTACTGGGGGTCTTGAAGAAGTGA